CCCTGACTTGAAAGGAACTGTAGAAATtagtaaagaagaaaaaacaataaaagaaataacaatagGTACGGTAGTCACCGAAGGACGATGGTACGAGCATCATAGTCGCCTGCGTTCCATCATACGGATTTGGGCGACGGTCCGAAGAGCGGCTAGCCGGTTTCAAGGAGGATCCAGCCCGGACACGTCAATGCCAGCCGTCGCCTTTGGAAGAGTCTTCCCAATGCTCACGGTGGAAGAAATAGAAGCCGCGGAGATAGACTTGTGGAGGGACGCTCAAACCAACGCTTACCCCGAAGTCATTAAAGCGCTAAAACAGGGTCAACCTCCCCGGCACGAGAAGCTACGAAAACTTGGCCTCCTCTGGGACGAGAAATCCCGAGTGATCAGATGTGTCGGCCGCCACCAAAATTGGCTCagctacaacaacaaaaccgCGGTAATACTCATACCGGAGGACCATTACCTGACGAAGAAAATCATAGAGCAGACACACGAGAGACTCCAACACACCGGAGTCAGCACAACGATGGTCGAGATAAGACGCACGTTCTGGATACCACTCCTAAGACAGACGGTCAAAAGGGAACTTCGCCGATGCGTCCGATGCCAGAAGCTGGACGCCCGAGCCTTTAATGAAATCCCGGGCCCACTGCCGTTAGACCGACTACAAATGTCTAACCCGTTCGAAGTAACGGGAGTCGATTTTGCCGGACCATTCCCCCTTACGACGGGGCAAGTAAACACCGAGGATAAGGGGTACATCTGCTTGTTCACCTGTGCGGTGACTCGGGCCGTTCATTTGGAAGCCACCACCGGACAAGACACAACTACATTCATTCACGCACTAAGAAGATTTTTTGCGAGGCGTGAAGTGCCGAAAGTAATGTACTCAGACAACGCCAGCGCCTTCACCCAAGCGGCTCGATACTTGAGGGCCTCATATAGAAGTGAACGTGTGTATAACACGCTTCTGGACCTCAAGGTAAAATGGAGATTTTCCCCAAGCTTAACTCCATGGTGGGGCAGCTTTTGGGAACGAATGGTACAAACAGTGAAAAGACTGTTGTACAAAACATTCGGCAATGAGAGGCTATCGTACGACGTGTTTCAAACAGTACTAACGGAGATTGAAAACACCATCAACCTCAGACCATTAACATACGTCTCATAGGACGACGACGAACCGTTAACACCGATGCAACTGATATCCGGACACCGACAACGTCAAAAACACCCAgtcgacgaagaagaaagggaaTACTCGGACCGCACCGTAGTAACGCggcgagaaagaaaacgaaggaagCTACTAGGAATCTGGTGGGAGAACTTTTACAAAGAATACGTAGCAGACTTAGAAAGATTCCACTGCCCGTCgccaaacaacacaaaaacagTGGAAATTGGACAGGTAGTCCTTGTTCATGACGACAACTGTAAACGGTCAAAATGGAAGACAGGCCGAGTAGCCAAGATCTACCCCAGCTCCGACGGCAAGATCAGACGGGTGGCGGTATTAATTGCCGATAAAATGAAGGGAGTCGGCTCGACACCGATCTACCGGGACATGAAAAATCTATTCCCTCTCGAACTCCACGCGGGGCAGATAGATGACGGCCCATCCAACACAGCACCCTTCCCGCCAGACAGAAACCCGCCGTCAGACTCTGACTCGGACTCTGAGTTGGACGATGGTCCAACGGGGGGAGTGTCAGAAAATCTGACGGCCGATCCACAGTCAGCCGGTCGATCTGAGTCCGGGAAAGAAAACACAGGACCGAAGAACGAAGGGACAGAAACCCTAGGCGGAGAAATCCAGCCGAGGTCCGCAGACTAAAAAGACACGCCGTTAGACGAACGAGACAGTAAACTTGGCCGGAGGAAAAGACCGATACGCCGTTTATTGAAAC
The nucleotide sequence above comes from Daphnia carinata strain CSIRO-1 chromosome 3, CSIRO_AGI_Dcar_HiC_V3, whole genome shotgun sequence. Encoded proteins:
- the LOC130693086 gene encoding uncharacterized protein LOC130693086, coding for MEEWGVGPSWLSDSSRWPTGPTAPDLKGTVEISKEEKTIKEITIGTVVTEGRWYEHHSRLRSIIRIWATVRRAASRFQGGSSPDTSMPAVAFGRVFPMLTVEEIEAAEIDLWRDAQTNAYPEVIKALKQGQPPRHEKLRKLGLLWDEKSRVIRCVGRHQNWLSYNNKTAVILIPEDHYLTKKIIEQTHERLQHTGVSTTMVEIRRTFWIPLLRQTVKRELRRCVRCQKLDARAFNEIPGPLPLDRLQMSNPFEVTGVDFAGPFPLTTGQVNTEDKGYICLFTCAVTRAVHLEATTGQDTTTFIHALRRFFARREVPKVMYSDNASAFTQAARYLRASYRSERVYNTLLDLKDDDEPLTPMQLISGHRQRQKHPVDEEEREYSDRTVVTRRERKRRKLLGIWWENFYKEYVADLERFHCPSPNNTKTVEIGQVVLVHDDNCKRSKWKTGRVAKIYPSSDGKIRRVAVLIADKMKGVGSTPIYRDMKNLFPLELHAGQIDDGPSNTAPFPPDRNPPSDSDSDSELDDGPTGGVSENLTADPQSAGRSESGKENTGPKNEGTETLGGEIQPRSAD